From one Gammaproteobacteria bacterium genomic stretch:
- the argH gene encoding argininosuccinate lyase — MKKDDSTIKPWGGRFTEPTDVFVEAFTASVEFDKRLYAHDIAGSTAHARMLAKVGVLSSEELEAIVEGLQQIKDEIERGEFEWKVSLEDVHMNIEARLIERIGDVGKKLHTGRSRNDQVATDVRLYLREEIDLIQEELLRLQENLVSLAEQHTKTIMPGFTHLQTAQPVVFGHHLLAWYEMLKRDWERLADCRSRVNVLPLGAAALAGTSYPIDRNYTQDMLGFTAMAQNSLDAVSDRDFVIEFLAASALIMTHLSRFSEEIILWSSAQFDFIELGDSFCTGSSIMPQKKNPDVPELVRGKTGRINGNLVAMLTLMKGQPLAYNKDNQEDKEPLFDSVDNVKASLRVFADMIPQFKVKADNMKQAARRGFSTATDLADYLVRKGIAFRDAHEIVGKAVQRGVEKGKDLAEMSLKELQSFGSHIEKDVFEVLTLEGSVNARNHVGGTAPAQVSAAVQQAKVWLSER; from the coding sequence ATGAAAAAAGATGACTCCACAATAAAGCCTTGGGGTGGCCGCTTTACCGAGCCCACCGACGTTTTTGTTGAGGCGTTTACCGCATCGGTAGAATTTGACAAACGTCTGTATGCTCATGATATTGCCGGTTCCACTGCGCATGCCCGAATGCTGGCAAAAGTGGGTGTACTGAGTAGTGAAGAGTTGGAAGCCATTGTTGAGGGGTTGCAGCAAATCAAGGATGAGATTGAACGGGGTGAATTTGAATGGAAGGTCTCCCTGGAAGACGTGCATATGAATATCGAAGCTCGCTTGATTGAACGCATTGGTGATGTGGGCAAGAAACTCCATACCGGCAGGTCGAGAAATGACCAGGTGGCTACGGATGTGCGTCTGTATTTGCGCGAGGAAATCGACCTGATTCAAGAAGAGTTGTTACGTCTGCAGGAAAACTTAGTGTCTCTGGCGGAGCAACACACAAAGACCATCATGCCCGGCTTTACCCATTTACAAACCGCGCAACCGGTGGTTTTTGGTCACCATTTGTTGGCATGGTATGAGATGTTAAAACGGGATTGGGAACGCCTGGCGGATTGCCGCTCCCGAGTTAATGTGTTACCACTGGGGGCGGCTGCCCTGGCGGGAACCAGTTATCCTATTGATCGAAATTATACCCAGGATATGTTGGGCTTCACTGCCATGGCACAGAATTCCCTGGATGCGGTAAGTGACCGGGATTTTGTTATAGAATTCCTCGCGGCAAGCGCTTTGATCATGACGCACCTTTCGCGTTTTTCGGAAGAAATTATTTTATGGAGTTCAGCGCAATTTGACTTCATTGAATTGGGGGACAGTTTTTGCACCGGCTCCTCCATTATGCCGCAAAAAAAGAATCCGGACGTACCGGAACTGGTGCGAGGCAAAACCGGTCGCATCAATGGCAATCTGGTGGCCATGTTAACGCTGATGAAAGGGCAACCGCTGGCATATAACAAGGACAATCAGGAAGACAAAGAGCCCTTATTCGACAGTGTGGATAACGTTAAAGCCAGTTTGCGAGTGTTCGCAGATATGATTCCTCAATTCAAAGTGAAAGCAGACAATATGAAACAAGCGGCGCGGCGCGGGTTTTCCACCGCCACGGATTTAGCCGACTACCTGGTGCGCAAAGGGATTGCCTTTCGTGACGCCCATGAGATTGTGGGTAAGGCAGTACAGCGCGGTGTGGAAAAAGGTAAGGATTTAGCGGAAATGAGTCTGAAAGAATTACAGTCTTTCGGATCCCATATTGAAAAGGACGTTTTTGAAGTTTTGACTCTGGAAGGGTCGGTGAATGCCCGAAATCATGTGGGTGGTACAGCTCCGGCCCAGGTGTCCGCCGCTGTTCAACAGGCCAAAGTTTGGTTGTCGGAACGTTAA
- a CDS encoding DUF3187 family protein, with protein sequence MKLRLATNSRLAIVLPIVLMSLPPHTVLGAENPKLEYRKNSVYALEMRNNNPLFSIYGIPRPGNARLVPAGKQQYSLTTEVSSFYAIEKSASERFEADGETYTYVFSWRYGVTQRLQVGLDIPYIRYTGGTLDGFINEWHEFFDLAEGGRNVVPNDRLLIRYERSGQVLLNHQTASRGIGDISINAAWQTQRSQHEAWAVNFNLNLPSGDSQQFQSNGYTDAAVWIQHHNETLFYELTAGYFYGIGLNYVEDSDTLPQFLNHWAGFGNLGAGVHLTPNVVFISQLDIHTPLYSGPEVNDLSGYGVQLSLGGRINTHRNGQLHLSVGEDLVLDVSPDVTFHLRYEWRL encoded by the coding sequence ATGAAGCTGCGTTTGGCCACCAATTCGCGCTTGGCAATTGTACTGCCTATAGTCCTGATGAGCTTGCCACCGCATACCGTGCTTGGGGCTGAGAACCCTAAGTTGGAATACCGCAAAAATTCCGTCTATGCCTTGGAAATGCGGAACAACAACCCCCTCTTTTCCATTTATGGCATACCCCGACCGGGCAATGCGCGTCTCGTCCCCGCAGGAAAGCAACAGTATTCACTCACCACCGAGGTCAGCAGTTTCTATGCTATAGAGAAATCTGCTTCGGAACGATTTGAAGCGGATGGTGAGACATACACTTATGTTTTCTCCTGGCGTTACGGCGTCACGCAAAGACTGCAAGTGGGGCTGGATATCCCATACATCCGCTATACCGGAGGTACCCTCGATGGATTTATCAATGAATGGCATGAATTTTTCGATCTGGCCGAAGGTGGCAGAAACGTGGTACCCAACGATCGGCTGTTAATCCGTTATGAGCGCTCGGGTCAGGTGCTATTAAATCACCAAACGGCTTCCCGCGGCATAGGTGATATTAGCATTAATGCCGCCTGGCAAACTCAGCGGTCTCAACATGAAGCCTGGGCCGTGAACTTCAATCTAAACCTGCCCAGTGGTGACAGTCAACAGTTTCAAAGTAACGGTTACACCGATGCCGCCGTATGGATCCAACATCACAATGAGACCTTATTCTATGAACTGACTGCCGGATATTTCTATGGCATAGGACTCAATTATGTCGAGGACAGCGATACTCTACCCCAGTTTCTCAACCACTGGGCCGGTTTTGGCAACTTGGGCGCCGGCGTACATCTCACCCCGAATGTGGTTTTTATCTCTCAGTTGGATATTCATACGCCCCTGTACTCAGGCCCCGAGGTCAATGACTTAAGCGGTTATGGTGTGCAGCTTAGCCTGGGGGGGCGGATCAACACCCATCGCAATGGACAACTTCATCTGAGTGTGGGAGAAGATTTGGTTTTGGACGTGAGTCCTGATGTGACGTTTCACTTGCGCTATGAGTGGCGACTATGA
- the ampE gene encoding regulatory signaling modulator protein AmpE, whose protein sequence is MALLVILISIGIEKFLEGVENLRNYSWFLKLAPRIQKPLKPHIKDPTALVVLTFLLPLLLVAIAYQYLSHVHILLGYLFNILVLVYCMGPKSLLDKIQKFLEAHERGDQIEAKELSQVILNGYPVENESDMIKMINKTALIATNNQLLGVFFWFALLGPIGALLYRFSDVLLRHKAKDSALSEEYMQTLQLLFTILNWIPAHLTSLIYALTGSFVDAMHQWKIHRNYDKFTPEAANNMLVDTGFGAILIEADTKIFDGQTVHDVLGLCRRCIFVWVVLLAIVTIALA, encoded by the coding sequence ATGGCATTGCTCGTTATCTTGATTAGTATTGGCATAGAAAAATTCCTGGAAGGCGTGGAAAATCTGCGCAACTACTCCTGGTTTCTTAAGCTCGCCCCGCGGATTCAGAAACCCCTGAAGCCCCATATTAAAGACCCCACCGCCCTGGTAGTACTCACCTTTCTACTACCGCTACTGTTGGTCGCCATTGCCTACCAATATCTAAGCCATGTTCACATACTGCTAGGCTATTTGTTTAATATCCTGGTGCTGGTTTATTGCATGGGCCCCAAAAGCTTGTTGGACAAAATTCAAAAATTCCTGGAAGCCCACGAGCGCGGTGATCAAATTGAGGCTAAGGAACTGTCACAGGTCATATTGAACGGTTACCCGGTGGAAAACGAATCCGATATGATTAAGATGATTAATAAAACCGCCTTGATCGCCACAAACAATCAGCTGTTGGGCGTGTTTTTCTGGTTTGCCCTGCTAGGCCCCATCGGTGCTTTACTGTATCGATTTAGCGATGTATTACTGCGACATAAAGCCAAAGACAGCGCCTTATCCGAAGAATATATGCAAACATTGCAGCTGCTGTTTACCATCCTCAACTGGATACCCGCGCATCTGACCTCTTTGATCTACGCCCTAACCGGTAGTTTTGTTGACGCCATGCATCAATGGAAAATACACAGGAACTACGACAAGTTTACTCCCGAAGCAGCAAATAACATGCTGGTGGACACGGGCTTTGGCGCCATCCTCATTGAAGCCGACACCAAGATCTTTGATGGCCAAACGGTTCACGATGTTCTGGGGTTATGTCGTCGCTGCATTTTTGTCTGGGTGGTATTGCTGGCCATAGTAACAATAGCGCTCGCCTGA
- the ampD gene encoding 1,6-anhydro-N-acetylmuramyl-L-alanine amidase AmpD: MDANKGLLDQARQVVSPNWDERPAESAIDLIVIHNISLPPDEFGGPWIDALFCNQLDPAAHPFFEQIHQVKVSAHALIRRDGEIVQYVPFHKRAWHAGLSVYQGRERCNDFSIGIELEGSDHVAFESVQYEQLTALVKALLNAYPSLTPQHITGHSDIAPQRKTDPGPFFDWGKFHALLAQSP, translated from the coding sequence ATTGATGCAAACAAGGGTTTACTGGACCAGGCCAGACAGGTCGTTTCACCCAACTGGGATGAACGTCCTGCGGAATCGGCCATCGATTTAATTGTCATTCATAACATCAGCCTGCCTCCCGACGAGTTTGGCGGGCCCTGGATCGATGCTTTGTTTTGCAATCAGCTGGACCCCGCCGCCCATCCTTTTTTTGAACAAATCCACCAGGTCAAGGTTTCCGCTCATGCCCTCATACGCCGTGATGGCGAGATTGTACAGTATGTACCGTTTCACAAACGAGCCTGGCATGCGGGTTTATCGGTTTACCAGGGAAGGGAGCGCTGCAACGATTTCTCCATCGGCATCGAGCTGGAGGGCAGCGATCATGTCGCCTTTGAATCAGTCCAATACGAACAGCTGACGGCTTTGGTCAAAGCGCTGCTCAACGCCTACCCCAGCCTAACGCCGCAACACATTACCGGCCATAGCGATATCGCGCCGCAGCGCAAAACCGACCCGGGTCCGTTTTTTGATTGGGGAAAATTTCATGCTTTGCTGGCTCAGTCCCCGTAG
- a CDS encoding DUF2835 domain-containing protein, with product MKTHHFSMVLTSEQLLHYYRGRVKNVVVQSDNGLSLQIPLVALRPFVSHSGIEGYFRLVTDNNNKLQSLEKLS from the coding sequence TTGAAAACTCATCACTTTTCCATGGTTTTAACCTCGGAGCAGTTGCTTCACTATTATCGTGGTCGGGTGAAAAATGTGGTTGTCCAAAGTGATAATGGATTAAGCCTGCAAATTCCTTTAGTAGCGCTAAGACCCTTTGTCAGTCATAGTGGTATCGAAGGCTATTTTCGCTTAGTAACCGATAATAACAACAAACTACAGAGTCTGGAAAAATTGTCCTAG
- a CDS encoding ROK family protein — protein sequence MSKQQPVRIGVDLGGTKTEIIALSPDGEMLTRKRVASPQGDYEATVKNVVNLVRGVEAKLGLTQEHSLVGIGTPGAVSKDSGLMKNSNSTWLNGRALKRDIQLHLQRPVRLENDANCFVLSEATDGAAKGASVVFGVIMGTGTGGGLVVNGQVVRGCNLIAGEWGHNPLPWPGPDEQPGPSCYCGKQGCIETFLSGPGMQAQYRHVTGTALSAHGIVAQAADGDELAETVLQDYERRLAKALASVINVVDPDVIVLGGGMSNIERLYTRVPLLWGEYVFSDVVATVLKAPIHGDSSGVRGAAWLWG from the coding sequence ATGAGCAAACAACAGCCGGTGCGAATCGGAGTGGATTTGGGCGGTACTAAAACAGAGATTATCGCCTTGTCGCCCGACGGGGAAATGCTTACTCGTAAGCGGGTGGCGTCACCTCAAGGGGATTATGAGGCAACGGTAAAAAACGTGGTGAATTTGGTTCGCGGTGTGGAAGCCAAGCTGGGGCTGACACAAGAACACAGCTTAGTGGGTATAGGCACGCCCGGTGCAGTCTCTAAAGACAGCGGTCTTATGAAAAATTCCAACTCAACCTGGTTAAACGGGCGAGCCTTAAAGCGGGATATCCAATTACATTTACAGCGACCGGTTCGGCTTGAAAACGATGCCAATTGTTTTGTCTTGTCGGAGGCCACTGACGGTGCGGCCAAGGGTGCGTCTGTGGTGTTTGGCGTTATTATGGGCACTGGCACGGGTGGGGGGCTGGTAGTTAATGGTCAGGTAGTTCGTGGTTGCAATCTGATTGCCGGAGAGTGGGGGCATAACCCTCTGCCCTGGCCGGGGCCGGATGAGCAGCCGGGGCCGTCGTGCTATTGCGGCAAGCAGGGCTGTATCGAAACTTTCCTGTCGGGGCCAGGCATGCAGGCGCAATACCGTCACGTCACCGGTACCGCGCTCAGTGCCCATGGGATAGTAGCGCAGGCGGCAGACGGTGATGAGTTGGCTGAGACGGTACTGCAAGATTATGAACGACGCTTGGCTAAAGCATTGGCATCCGTTATTAACGTTGTCGATCCTGATGTGATTGTGCTCGGTGGAGGTATGTCCAATATTGAACGGTTGTATACCCGGGTGCCCTTGCTGTGGGGGGAGTATGTGTTTTCCGATGTGGTTGCGACCGTACTTAAAGCTCCGATCCATGGTGATTCCAGCGGAGTTCGCGGAGCGGCTTGGTTGTGGGGGTAA
- a CDS encoding c-type cytochrome yields the protein MFNQLVSCCSSKRSAAALLLLGTLLLQACEQDVGNSNPAGGNIGTPIGDNSCSTDSRLMSIVSSINSVDPWDGGLLYDNWWIAGGKTAPRGNHPVWASRTANPNNAQQGSATWRCKECHGWDYQGVNGAYGDTNGTHYTGFPGIYNARLKTNTEVFCAIYSGEGINAQHRFANTLSDTEILQLTRFITANDNTGVINTTNTFVTRAGQPLGNVNAGSTVYGSTVADCVRCHGVNGELRVGGSTLGQLSTENPWEVIHKIRYGHPGSNPIMPAYVTSYRDVGNRIRNPLTNQQISDVLAYAASLDPGTGNQGACAVNNQNFVNNNYNQASEINGGKLYDNWAVTRNTTTPTSNHPLWITRSSTINTRTGAETWRCKECHGWDYKGVDGAYGDRTNSHYTGFQGILGTRNRSAVDLFCAIRDGEGVKTNGATLDSRHAFNTTNLSDFDILDIVRFIREPDVIDGNGMVNMSSFISDTSRLALGDRNLGRSVYETKANCDACHGLEGNLSMGTTTLGALSSSNPWEVLHKIRYGHPGSSPVMPAFIEDGLRGTYNELTDADMKNVLAHSQTLTGNVGTQPIDRNTCLTDKAGLVSRDYNRETATQGGALYDKWWTALGYNNGPTTDHPLWAQQRTNNRFGADTWRCKECHGWDYKGRDGAYGDRTNSHYTGFPGIRSALGKQPIDVFCSIYAGTPNDADHQFNPSNSNLTDQAVLQLTKFVLEGDNKGQIDMDQYIDPTGSVTGDPNRGRTEYGNNCTRCHGTDGTLYLNNITLGALGNDNPWEVLHKIRYGHPGSNPTMPAFVDEGLSRNVMRDILVHVRTLTQTGGTPIGDVQDDVILGGLLYDNWILQTEASTPRNDNPLWALQNSNTRTGADTWRCKECHGWDYEGNAGQYDLTSDHYTGFKGLLDVALSTRSEDSIFNYIKNGKDYSGTVMHNFGTVLSDASIRALARFIKGGINGMIDTKLYIDENTGAPINGNATTGQTLFTFDGQFAGKANCSLCHGLDGRQINFGTNNNPEYLADVGINNPWEVLHKARFGQPGSIMPSTIVNGLSTRNVVDIITHIQTLDPTPPPRNNNDD from the coding sequence ATGTTTAATCAACTAGTCTCTTGCTGCTCGAGCAAACGATCGGCAGCGGCTTTGTTACTATTGGGAACCCTATTATTGCAGGCCTGTGAGCAAGATGTAGGCAACTCCAATCCGGCCGGTGGTAATATCGGCACACCTATTGGAGATAATAGCTGCAGTACGGATTCCCGTCTCATGTCCATCGTCAGCAGCATCAATTCTGTGGACCCTTGGGACGGTGGTCTCCTCTATGACAACTGGTGGATAGCCGGTGGCAAGACAGCGCCTCGCGGTAATCATCCGGTTTGGGCCAGCCGCACTGCAAACCCAAACAATGCACAACAAGGTTCTGCCACTTGGCGCTGTAAAGAGTGTCATGGTTGGGATTACCAAGGCGTGAATGGTGCCTACGGTGACACCAACGGCACTCACTATACCGGGTTTCCGGGTATCTATAACGCCCGATTAAAAACGAACACCGAAGTCTTTTGCGCTATTTACAGTGGCGAAGGCATTAACGCCCAACACCGGTTTGCAAACACCTTGAGTGATACAGAAATATTGCAGCTGACCCGGTTTATCACTGCAAACGACAATACAGGTGTAATTAACACCACAAATACCTTTGTAACCAGAGCAGGCCAGCCACTAGGCAACGTCAACGCCGGCAGCACCGTTTACGGCAGCACCGTAGCGGACTGTGTCCGTTGTCATGGCGTCAATGGCGAACTGAGAGTAGGAGGCAGCACTCTGGGTCAATTATCAACGGAAAATCCCTGGGAAGTGATTCATAAAATCCGCTATGGTCATCCGGGATCCAATCCCATTATGCCCGCCTATGTCACCAGCTATAGGGATGTGGGTAACAGAATCAGAAATCCATTGACTAACCAGCAAATCAGTGACGTACTGGCCTATGCCGCATCACTGGATCCGGGCACCGGAAATCAAGGTGCATGTGCCGTTAATAACCAAAATTTTGTCAACAACAATTACAACCAAGCCTCTGAAATAAACGGCGGCAAACTGTATGACAATTGGGCAGTTACACGAAACACCACCACTCCAACGTCTAACCACCCCCTGTGGATTACCAGATCCAGCACCATCAACACTCGTACCGGTGCGGAGACCTGGCGCTGTAAGGAATGCCACGGCTGGGATTATAAAGGTGTTGATGGCGCCTATGGCGATCGTACCAATAGCCATTACACGGGCTTTCAAGGCATTTTGGGAACTCGCAACCGTAGCGCTGTGGACTTATTCTGCGCCATCCGCGACGGTGAGGGCGTGAAAACCAATGGAGCCACATTGGACTCACGCCATGCGTTCAACACCACCAATTTGTCTGACTTTGACATCCTGGACATCGTGCGCTTCATTCGCGAACCGGATGTCATCGATGGCAACGGCATGGTGAACATGAGTTCCTTTATCAGCGATACCAGCAGACTGGCTCTGGGCGACAGAAATCTGGGCCGATCCGTGTACGAGACCAAGGCTAATTGCGACGCCTGCCATGGTCTTGAGGGCAATTTGAGCATGGGTACCACCACTCTGGGGGCGCTGTCTTCAAGCAATCCGTGGGAAGTATTGCACAAAATCCGTTATGGCCACCCGGGCTCCAGTCCGGTTATGCCCGCCTTTATTGAGGATGGCTTACGCGGCACCTATAACGAACTCACCGACGCCGATATGAAAAATGTGTTGGCTCATTCCCAAACCTTGACCGGCAACGTGGGAACACAACCCATTGATCGCAACACCTGTCTGACGGACAAAGCCGGCCTGGTGTCTCGGGACTACAACAGAGAAACCGCAACCCAGGGCGGCGCTTTGTACGACAAATGGTGGACAGCCTTGGGTTACAACAACGGCCCCACCACGGATCATCCTCTGTGGGCACAACAAAGAACCAACAACCGTTTTGGCGCTGACACCTGGCGTTGTAAGGAATGCCACGGTTGGGATTACAAGGGCCGTGACGGTGCTTATGGGGATCGGACTAACAGTCATTACACGGGCTTCCCCGGCATCCGAAGCGCACTGGGCAAACAACCCATTGATGTGTTCTGCTCCATTTACGCCGGTACTCCCAACGATGCCGATCACCAGTTCAATCCAAGTAACTCCAACCTGACCGATCAAGCGGTGTTACAGTTAACTAAGTTTGTCCTGGAAGGCGACAACAAGGGTCAAATTGATATGGACCAATACATTGACCCAACCGGCAGTGTAACGGGCGATCCGAACCGCGGCCGAACGGAATATGGAAACAACTGTACTCGATGTCACGGTACGGACGGTACTCTATACCTCAACAACATCACCCTGGGTGCTTTGGGTAACGACAACCCCTGGGAAGTGTTGCATAAAATTCGTTATGGACACCCGGGCTCCAACCCCACCATGCCGGCATTTGTGGATGAGGGCCTCAGTCGCAACGTCATGCGCGACATCCTGGTCCACGTTCGCACATTAACCCAAACAGGCGGCACTCCGATTGGCGATGTGCAGGACGATGTGATACTCGGCGGCTTGCTGTATGACAACTGGATTCTGCAAACCGAAGCCAGTACACCACGCAACGACAACCCGCTTTGGGCCTTACAAAACTCCAATACCCGCACCGGAGCGGACACCTGGCGTTGTAAGGAGTGTCACGGCTGGGATTACGAAGGTAACGCCGGTCAATATGACCTGACCAGTGACCACTATACCGGCTTTAAAGGTCTTCTGGATGTGGCTTTGTCTACGCGGTCCGAAGATTCCATATTTAACTACATTAAAAATGGAAAGGACTACAGCGGCACCGTGATGCACAATTTTGGTACCGTACTGAGCGATGCCTCCATACGAGCACTGGCCAGATTCATCAAAGGCGGTATAAACGGAATGATTGATACCAAGCTTTATATCGATGAAAACACCGGTGCTCCCATTAATGGCAACGCTACAACTGGACAGACATTGTTCACATTCGACGGTCAGTTTGCCGGTAAAGCTAACTGCTCCTTGTGTCATGGCCTGGACGGGCGTCAGATCAATTTCGGAACCAACAACAATCCGGAGTATCTGGCCGATGTGGGCATTAATAATCCCTGGGAAGTATTGCATAAAGCCCGATTCGGACAACCGGGCTCCATTATGCCTTCCACTATTGTTAATGGCTTAAGCACTCGTAATGTTGTGGATATTATCACTCACATCCAAACATTGGATCCCACACCACCGCCGCGAAACAATAATGACGATTAA
- a CDS encoding response regulator transcription factor, which translates to MDVADGNSAYDDNTLLLVDDDALFLQVLSRALSKQGFHCICASDAITAIEVAQCNPPQFAVVDLRLPGESGLVVVEKLVKLFPQIRVVVLTGFASINTAVEAIKLGAVQYLAKPANTQEIIQALSQDQGNSAAGIAEQPMSPNRLEWEHIQKVLADCGGNVSAAARTLGMHRRTLQRKLAKKPAKR; encoded by the coding sequence ATGGACGTGGCTGACGGAAATTCTGCCTATGACGACAACACCCTTTTATTGGTCGATGATGACGCGTTGTTTCTTCAGGTTTTATCCCGCGCCCTAAGCAAGCAAGGTTTTCACTGCATCTGTGCTAGTGATGCAATCACCGCCATAGAAGTGGCTCAATGCAACCCGCCTCAATTTGCCGTTGTGGACTTGCGCTTACCCGGCGAATCCGGTTTAGTAGTGGTGGAAAAACTGGTGAAGCTGTTCCCACAAATACGGGTCGTCGTCCTCACCGGTTTTGCCAGCATTAACACGGCCGTGGAAGCCATTAAACTGGGAGCGGTACAGTATCTGGCCAAACCGGCCAATACCCAGGAAATCATCCAAGCCTTGAGTCAGGACCAAGGCAATAGTGCTGCCGGCATCGCCGAACAACCCATGTCTCCCAACCGATTGGAGTGGGAACACATTCAAAAAGTCCTGGCAGATTGTGGCGGTAATGTTTCTGCAGCCGCCCGAACTCTGGGTATGCACCGACGTACGCTGCAACGCAAGCTCGCAAAAAAACCCGCTAAACGCTAA
- a CDS encoding ATP-binding protein — protein sequence MFSSAINKVDTQQFQRLLVVRAIGIACECLAVITAMNLFNLKLPVTPILVIIGLQFLFNILAWWRIKKIPTHPTDREFFSHLGVDVLSLTALLYFSGGPTNPFVSLFLLPIIIIAATLPTRFAAAMALLSVVCYTLLMFFYVPLPHHHVGHGTEFDLHVFGMWLSFVLAVVIIIFFVLIMTESLRERDNKLVQIREQALRDDSLVALGTFAAGAAHDLGTPLATMSLTVEDLLCEYDSDPDLQQQLLVLQSQIQRCKITLTELSARSGQIRAEGGYRLPLDQYLEKIVTEWKNIRPDTSLDYTWEPTQDEEVPFIIGDQTLRQAISNILNNAADACNKGVEMKAKYRDQRLMLEVLDDGSGLPEDFSLTTEPLNSTKHDGPGMGIFLSEAVIKRLGGNLLLNNLPQGGTQAHIDLPLDKLDPRFG from the coding sequence ATGTTCAGCTCAGCAATCAACAAAGTGGACACGCAGCAATTTCAACGCCTGCTAGTCGTACGGGCTATAGGCATCGCCTGTGAGTGCCTGGCAGTGATTACTGCCATGAACTTGTTCAACCTGAAGCTGCCGGTGACTCCCATACTCGTCATCATTGGACTGCAGTTTCTATTTAATATCCTGGCATGGTGGCGCATTAAAAAAATCCCCACCCATCCTACAGACCGCGAATTTTTCTCCCACTTGGGTGTTGATGTACTCAGTCTGACTGCCTTGTTGTATTTCAGTGGCGGCCCGACCAACCCTTTTGTCTCCCTGTTTCTGTTGCCCATCATTATCATTGCGGCAACATTGCCCACCCGTTTCGCGGCGGCAATGGCATTGTTATCAGTGGTTTGCTACACCCTGCTCATGTTCTTCTACGTCCCACTACCTCACCACCATGTTGGACACGGAACCGAGTTTGACTTACATGTTTTCGGCATGTGGCTAAGCTTTGTCCTGGCCGTTGTCATTATCATATTTTTTGTATTGATCATGACCGAATCCTTACGGGAACGGGACAACAAACTGGTTCAAATACGGGAACAAGCCCTGCGTGACGACAGCCTGGTCGCACTGGGAACCTTTGCAGCCGGTGCCGCCCATGATTTGGGTACGCCGTTGGCGACCATGTCCCTGACCGTAGAAGATTTACTTTGCGAGTACGATTCCGACCCAGACTTGCAACAGCAGTTGCTCGTGCTGCAAAGCCAAATCCAACGGTGTAAAATCACGCTGACAGAATTGTCTGCGCGCTCCGGCCAGATTCGGGCCGAAGGGGGCTACCGTTTGCCTTTAGACCAGTACCTGGAAAAAATTGTCACCGAGTGGAAAAACATTCGCCCAGATACCAGTCTGGACTACACTTGGGAACCTACGCAAGACGAGGAAGTACCTTTTATTATTGGCGACCAAACACTACGACAAGCCATCAGCAATATTCTCAACAATGCCGCGGACGCCTGTAACAAAGGCGTTGAGATGAAAGCCAAGTATCGCGACCAGCGCCTGATGCTGGAAGTGCTGGATGATGGCAGCGGACTGCCGGAAGACTTCAGCCTGACTACCGAGCCGCTCAATTCCACCAAGCACGATGGCCCCGGTATGGGTATTTTCCTGAGCGAGGCCGTGATTAAACGCCTGGGTGGTAATCTGCTGTTGAACAATCTGCCACAAGGCGGCACCCAAGCCCACATTGACCTACCGTTAGACAAGCTAGACCCCCGCTTCGGTTAA
- a CDS encoding copper chaperone PCu(A)C, with the protein MKPSKLILSLTLIYLLPAAMAQDTLQISAAKVRQAPPGLKVTAAYLSIHNPTAQDLTLVSLQSPAADKVEIHESVNHGDMVSMEHRPRLRIPAHSNVELNPNGLHLMLMGLKQTLKVDETISLTLHFEKHPPQHITLVVTDMRGDQTHKRDSRQDHSHDRHEHGHH; encoded by the coding sequence ATGAAACCCTCCAAACTGATTCTCTCCCTCACCCTAATCTATCTGCTACCGGCGGCGATGGCGCAAGATACATTGCAAATATCCGCCGCCAAGGTTCGCCAAGCACCTCCAGGCCTAAAAGTGACCGCGGCTTACCTGTCCATCCATAATCCCACCGCACAGGACCTCACACTGGTATCATTGCAAAGCCCGGCCGCGGATAAAGTGGAAATCCATGAATCTGTCAATCACGGCGACATGGTGAGCATGGAACATCGACCCCGCTTGCGAATCCCGGCCCACAGCAATGTGGAACTGAATCCTAACGGTTTGCATCTCATGCTCATGGGACTCAAGCAAACCTTGAAAGTGGATGAAACCATTTCCTTAACCCTGCATTTCGAAAAACACCCACCGCAGCACATTACCCTAGTGGTTACCGATATGCGCGGCGATCAAACCCACAAACGCGATTCCCGGCAGGATCATAGCCATGATAGACACGAACACGGACACCACTAA